From Flavobacterium alkalisoli, the proteins below share one genomic window:
- a CDS encoding LytR/AlgR family response regulator transcription factor produces the protein MNCIIIDDEALARTIIAQMTSKDPELNITGEFSNALSAMKFLNENHDSTNLIFLDIHMPDFTGFDFIKTIKNPPAVILITSDKNFAIEAFEYDCIVDYLVKPLTEERFLKAVNKAKAKNESPTTVKTESSQNGSQPADTANEFYVNIDRRLIKIEIPTINIIEAKGDYIQIKTETKNYTVHSTLKKIEEKLPPSLFLKVHRTYIINTKKIIDIEDNSVLIGKDVVPVSRANRPELMKRLNML, from the coding sequence ATGAATTGTATTATAATTGACGACGAAGCGCTGGCAAGAACAATAATTGCGCAAATGACTTCTAAAGACCCTGAACTTAACATTACAGGAGAATTTAGCAATGCGCTGAGTGCTATGAAGTTTTTAAACGAAAATCACGACAGCACCAACCTTATTTTTCTTGACATTCACATGCCTGACTTTACAGGTTTTGATTTTATTAAAACCATTAAAAACCCTCCGGCTGTAATACTTATAACTTCCGACAAAAACTTTGCAATTGAAGCTTTTGAATATGACTGTATAGTAGACTATCTGGTTAAACCGCTTACAGAAGAGCGCTTTCTTAAAGCAGTAAATAAAGCAAAGGCAAAAAACGAAAGCCCAACGACTGTGAAAACAGAAAGTTCTCAAAATGGAAGTCAACCTGCTGATACAGCTAATGAGTTCTATGTTAACATAGACCGCAGGCTTATAAAAATTGAGATTCCTACAATTAATATTATTGAGGCTAAAGGAGATTACATTCAGATAAAAACGGAAACTAAAAACTATACCGTACATTCTACCCTTAAAAAAATTGAGGAAAAGTTACCTCCTTCCCTATTTTTAAAAGTTCACAGGACTTACATTATTAATACCAAAAAGATTATTGACATTGAAGACAATAGTGTTCTTATAGGTAAAGATGTTGTACCTGTTAGCCGGGCAAACAGACCTGAGCTTATGAAAAGACTTAATATGTTATAA
- a CDS encoding FecR family protein, which translates to MMIRKVKHYLEHLIEKSTDKKASEKEEQLLEDFIQHEYSNNNSWDEATMGNKEEVSNAIYNTISLSVNPVKKVRKLNFHKYAAAACIAIAVGTTFIIKSDKKPEMLSLQTTAAMDSLRLEDGTTIFLAASSQLAYPAHFTGKERAITLLQGNAFFKVAKDPEHPFIITSGDIKTKVLGTSFHIKLCRENCNVTVVTGKVNVSSGGQSVDLLPNEEAIYNNSKLTKQPATETILANWYKEDIELNDVKLDEVFTLLRYKYGVKLELKNEEILNTRLTVYIKNRASLDSILEQINYITNQKFEAYDNTITAKR; encoded by the coding sequence ATGATGATTAGAAAAGTAAAACATTATCTGGAACATCTTATCGAAAAAAGTACAGATAAAAAAGCCTCTGAAAAAGAAGAGCAGTTGCTGGAAGATTTTATTCAGCATGAATATTCCAATAACAACAGTTGGGATGAAGCCACTATGGGAAATAAGGAAGAGGTTTCAAATGCTATTTACAATACTATAAGCCTGTCTGTAAATCCGGTTAAAAAAGTAAGAAAACTTAATTTTCACAAATATGCTGCCGCTGCATGTATAGCCATAGCGGTGGGCACCACTTTTATAATAAAAAGTGATAAAAAACCGGAAATGCTTTCATTACAAACAACAGCCGCAATGGATTCCCTTAGACTGGAAGACGGCACAACTATATTCCTGGCTGCCAGTTCACAATTAGCATATCCGGCACATTTTACAGGTAAAGAAAGAGCTATAACACTACTACAGGGTAACGCTTTCTTTAAAGTTGCAAAAGACCCTGAACATCCGTTTATAATTACTTCGGGCGATATCAAAACAAAAGTACTTGGTACTTCTTTCCATATAAAATTATGCCGGGAAAACTGTAATGTAACCGTAGTAACCGGTAAGGTAAATGTATCATCGGGCGGACAAAGTGTAGACCTTCTTCCTAATGAGGAAGCCATATATAACAACAGTAAACTTACCAAACAGCCTGCTACAGAAACTATACTGGCTAACTGGTATAAAGAAGATATAGAACTTAATGATGTAAAACTGGACGAGGTATTTACTTTGTTACGCTATAAATATGGTGTAAAACTGGAACTTAAAAACGAAGAAATATTAAATACCAGACTTACGGTTTACATTAAAAACAGAGCATCTTTAGACAGCATCTTAGAACAAATAAACTACATCACAAATCAAAAATTTGAGGCCTATGACAATACAATAACAGCGAAACGATAA
- a CDS encoding Hpt domain-containing protein has translation MEQPNLNYIDQLAGDDAPFRQKLIDILKKELPEEIKLYKDHLSINNFLAAAGSVHKLKHKISIMGMEKSYYLAEEFERNLKNNSTELNEDFNIILSRMQNYVNGI, from the coding sequence ATGGAACAGCCTAATCTAAATTATATAGACCAATTAGCAGGAGATGATGCCCCTTTCAGGCAAAAGCTTATTGATATTTTAAAAAAGGAATTACCAGAGGAAATAAAACTCTATAAAGACCATTTAAGCATCAATAACTTTTTAGCCGCTGCGGGCAGTGTACATAAGCTTAAACACAAAATAAGTATTATGGGTATGGAAAAAAGTTACTATCTTGCTGAAGAGTTTGAAAGAAACCTTAAAAATAATTCTACTGAACTGAATGAAGATTTTAATATCATTCTTTCAAGGATGCAGAATTATGTAAATGGCATTTAA
- a CDS encoding phosphatidylinositol-specific phospholipase C1-like protein, protein MKSLFSPLMVLLLAAPVFKAMAQDDNLHINQLQVIGSHNSYKNAIEPALLEAMAKMDTTHSVYGLQYEHIAIEKQLDMGLRNLEIDVYADTKGGKYAHPKGLDLVTPEQPYDTEGIMKKPGFKVLHMPDFDFRTQCMTFEDCLTKLRKWSEAHPDHVPVFITLEPKDGDKNRFGTEPEQFNAKLFDELDKVLLSVLGKDKVITPDMVRGKYTTLEEAVLNNNWPTLKEARGKFLFILDDNGKKRDLYMKGHPSLKGRAVFVNAKPGTPEAAWLFKNEPETDTDIESLVKKGYIIRTRADANTQEARNNDYTRFNKACTSGAQIITTDYYLPSKLFKSDYHISFDNNTFVRPNPVTGK, encoded by the coding sequence ATGAAATCACTTTTTTCACCATTAATGGTGCTACTGTTAGCCGCTCCTGTATTTAAGGCGATGGCTCAGGACGATAACTTACATATTAACCAACTACAGGTTATTGGGTCACACAATAGCTACAAAAATGCAATAGAGCCTGCTTTGCTTGAGGCTATGGCTAAAATGGATACAACACATTCTGTTTACGGACTTCAGTATGAACATATAGCTATTGAAAAACAGCTCGATATGGGATTAAGAAATTTAGAGATTGATGTTTATGCCGATACCAAAGGTGGTAAATATGCGCATCCTAAAGGCCTTGATCTTGTAACGCCAGAACAGCCTTATGATACAGAAGGTATTATGAAAAAACCGGGATTTAAGGTTTTACATATGCCCGATTTTGACTTCAGGACTCAGTGTATGACATTTGAGGACTGCCTTACCAAATTAAGAAAATGGAGTGAGGCACATCCTGATCATGTACCTGTATTTATTACGCTTGAACCTAAAGACGGTGACAAAAACCGTTTTGGTACAGAGCCTGAACAATTTAATGCCAAACTTTTTGATGAATTGGATAAAGTACTTTTATCCGTTTTAGGTAAGGATAAGGTTATAACACCTGATATGGTAAGAGGCAAGTATACTACACTAGAAGAAGCGGTACTTAACAATAACTGGCCAACACTAAAAGAGGCGAGGGGCAAATTCCTTTTTATACTGGATGATAACGGTAAGAAAAGGGATTTGTATATGAAAGGGCATCCGTCTTTAAAAGGTCGTGCGGTTTTTGTAAATGCAAAGCCGGGAACACCCGAAGCAGCATGGCTTTTTAAGAATGAGCCGGAAACCGATACCGATATTGAGAGCCTGGTTAAAAAAGGCTACATAATACGTACCAGGGCAGATGCAAATACTCAGGAAGCGCGTAATAACGATTATACCCGTTTTAATAAAGCATGTACCTCTGGGGCTCAAATAATAACTACCGATTATTATTTACCTAGTAAATTATTCAAATCTGATTATCATATTTCTTTCGATAATAACACTTTTGTTCGTCCTAATCCTGTGACAGGCAAATAA
- a CDS encoding RagB/SusD family nutrient uptake outer membrane protein has product MKKNKIFTIKSIAVALAALTLASCTDLDEVVLDEVLGEDASSVDGALAAAYDRLGDGTFVDNGGIFAMQEYSSDIAILPTRGSDWGDGGKWRTMHEFTWTPSSAVITDNWNKLTNGITRSLTAIKTISGNEFTDKAMFLAEAKGLLAFYTYYTLDLYGQAPYRDPLDENAPVEILQAADAIDGLIEDVEAIIPDLAELGENRTHSGRFTKEAAYALLADMYLNRAVYKDRYNASSSFNFNEASVSGNGTDMDRVIYYTSLIIDSGKFSLNPNFFDNFSINNSGGQEHIFVVVQKIDNIRNGDNDLGYMCVARNQRPSPANRGTNGSCTTPEFYASWEGNHEDPRFSRKYQYGDGTWFMNDGTDVSVPASDLVPGSSDLPWFHFNSGLLVGQQYGPKLTQSGGFEMTGDGRIKVSQLFMEKSATTPMVFTPELDFDNPTQAVFAQDQINRGVRIFKFEYDPEQGNGSSNVDIPLYRLGGIYTMRAEAYLRKGNNGSALMDINMLRTSRTREALYGNTPGIAIPSIDADILYKEIGFELYWEMKRRPQMIRFGKFDLPYTAKPASEPFRRVFPIPQEAMDVTDELTQNLGY; this is encoded by the coding sequence ATGAAAAAGAACAAAATATTTACAATAAAAAGTATAGCAGTAGCACTTGCTGCCCTGACTTTAGCCAGCTGTACCGACTTAGACGAGGTAGTGCTTGACGAGGTACTTGGTGAAGACGCATCTAGCGTAGACGGTGCCCTTGCAGCAGCATATGACAGATTAGGTGACGGAACTTTTGTAGATAACGGTGGTATTTTTGCCATGCAGGAATATTCTTCTGATATAGCTATCCTTCCTACACGTGGTAGTGACTGGGGTGATGGTGGTAAATGGCGTACAATGCACGAGTTTACATGGACTCCAAGCAGTGCCGTTATTACCGATAACTGGAACAAACTTACTAATGGTATTACACGTTCGCTTACAGCTATAAAAACAATAAGCGGAAACGAATTTACAGATAAGGCAATGTTTCTTGCCGAAGCTAAAGGGCTCCTTGCATTCTATACTTACTATACACTTGACCTTTACGGACAGGCTCCTTACCGCGACCCTCTTGATGAGAATGCTCCTGTAGAGATACTTCAGGCTGCCGATGCGATTGACGGACTTATTGAGGACGTAGAAGCTATTATTCCTGATTTAGCTGAACTTGGAGAAAACAGGACACATTCAGGCCGTTTTACAAAAGAGGCTGCCTATGCCCTACTTGCTGATATGTACCTTAATCGTGCAGTTTATAAAGACCGTTACAACGCAAGTTCTTCATTTAACTTTAATGAGGCTTCTGTAAGCGGAAACGGTACAGATATGGACAGGGTAATTTACTATACTTCGTTAATTATCGATTCTGGTAAATTTAGCCTTAACCCTAATTTCTTTGATAACTTCTCTATCAACAATTCAGGCGGTCAGGAACACATTTTTGTTGTAGTACAAAAAATAGACAACATCCGTAATGGTGATAACGACTTAGGCTATATGTGTGTGGCCCGTAACCAGAGACCTTCTCCTGCAAACAGGGGTACTAACGGTTCATGTACTACTCCCGAGTTCTATGCAAGTTGGGAAGGTAATCATGAAGACCCTAGATTCTCAAGAAAATACCAATATGGTGACGGCACATGGTTTATGAATGATGGTACCGATGTAAGCGTACCTGCATCTGACCTGGTACCGGGAAGCAGCGACCTGCCTTGGTTCCACTTTAACAGCGGATTACTTGTTGGACAACAGTACGGACCGAAACTTACTCAGTCGGGTGGTTTTGAAATGACTGGCGACGGAAGAATTAAGGTATCTCAGCTATTTATGGAAAAAAGCGCTACCACTCCGATGGTATTTACTCCTGAGCTTGATTTTGACAATCCTACACAGGCTGTATTTGCTCAGGATCAGATAAACCGTGGTGTACGTATCTTCAAATTTGAATACGACCCGGAACAAGGTAACGGATCTAGTAATGTAGATATTCCGCTATACCGTTTAGGTGGTATTTATACTATGAGAGCTGAAGCTTATTTACGTAAAGGAAATAATGGTTCTGCACTTATGGACATCAATATGCTTAGAACTTCGAGAACAAGAGAAGCACTTTACGGAAATACTCCTGGTATAGCTATTCCTTCTATCGATGCTGATATACTATATAAAGAAATTGGATTTGAGCTTTACTGGGAAATGAAGAGAAGGCCGCAAATGATACGTTTCGGCAAATTTGACCTTCCTTATACAGCAAAACCTGCTTCTGAGCCATTTAGAAGGGTATTCCCTATCCCTCAGGAAGCAATGGATGTTACTGATGAACTTACGCAAAATTTGGGTTATTAA
- a CDS encoding SusC/RagA family TonB-linked outer membrane protein, with protein MYSKFTSFKLKNTIFLVFTLLSLLGAEAKGVINTPKVSFKSEKATLVNIFSTLSEKTNYKFSYGESIIEDKNLYTVTYTNSPIETVLKDLSQKAHFTYNISNKLVLIKKEAAVKNISDVQQTVKGKVLDENGMPLPGASVMEVGTNNIVATDLDGNFEIMVAQGKILEVSFIGYKTRSVLVDSDSLSIQLESNASELDEVVVVGYGKQTKADLTGSVTQLEEDNFRLGVNVSADQLLQGKVAGVRVVQASGEPGAPMDVTIRGVGSIRSGSTPLFVVDGVPLTNDDASPAGQNVGFGTSRAKNPLNFLNTSDIESISVLKDASAAAIYGARGSNGVVIITTKKGKKGEATFTVDSYLGFSKVSKKLDVLSASEYRNALTDPAFDHGGDTDWQDVIYRNAVTTNNVMAFSKQTDTGNYYVSLGQMDQEGIVNNSNFKRTSGRINAAESFFDKRLRLSANLTASETVDNGVPTSDDGGSNGQLIIHTLMANPTQPVFDENGEYQNFNMNAHYNPAYLLSIYNDETRTIRVLGNFEASLRLAKGLDYKLNIGVDRSMSERNTTIYPNVTDLNPIGKYIQGNLESKSQLIEDYLTYNWFNDKHKVEVLGGFSYQKFERSGTAFSIDDIADQEIGVNPADNPAFSGYQTGVTGFAQENELQSFFGRVNYAFNKKYLITASMRADGSTRFGENNKYGYFPSFAGGWVISQESFLKENKVIENLKLRASWGQTGNQEVQNKITKASYALSGADGYYLYDDLGLVNGVSVSRTPNPDLKWEVVTQFDLGIDFSLWNGKLYGTLDYFNKTTTDAILNIPSPVLSPTNTIWVNIDGEIVNKGFEFMLGSQIIDNSDFKWSVDFNGATLDNEVKNLPVSEILSGAISGPGQSGVLANIYKSGYAAGSFYLIEHVGFDENGAEIFKDQNGDGAITGDDRVIIEGALPKFTYGFNSQMNYKNFDFSFSIIGQSGGYLVNNTGLNALNINNLASDRNTATDYYNSGANPANSPQLSTLYLEKSDFLRLNTARLGYNFKIKNLNWLQGLNLYVTGQNLFTITDYSGYDPLINSAKSSGGNQSLGIDYSSYPSARTFILGATLKL; from the coding sequence ATGTATTCTAAATTTACTTCTTTTAAACTAAAAAACACGATTTTTTTAGTGTTTACGCTACTCTCCCTTTTAGGAGCTGAAGCTAAAGGCGTAATAAACACGCCAAAAGTAAGCTTTAAATCAGAAAAAGCAACACTGGTAAACATTTTTTCAACATTAAGCGAAAAAACAAACTATAAGTTCAGCTATGGTGAAAGCATCATAGAAGATAAAAACCTATATACGGTTACTTATACAAACAGCCCTATAGAAACGGTATTAAAAGACCTTTCTCAAAAAGCTCATTTTACTTATAACATCAGTAACAAACTGGTGCTTATTAAAAAGGAGGCCGCTGTTAAAAATATTTCAGATGTACAACAAACCGTAAAAGGTAAAGTACTTGACGAAAACGGAATGCCATTACCCGGTGCATCTGTTATGGAGGTGGGTACAAACAATATTGTAGCAACTGATTTAGACGGTAATTTTGAAATTATGGTAGCTCAGGGTAAAATCCTTGAAGTATCATTTATAGGTTATAAAACAAGAAGTGTTTTAGTTGACAGCGACAGCCTTAGTATACAACTGGAGTCAAACGCATCAGAGCTTGACGAGGTTGTAGTGGTAGGTTATGGTAAGCAAACTAAAGCCGACCTTACAGGATCGGTAACACAACTTGAGGAAGACAACTTCAGACTAGGTGTTAACGTATCTGCCGATCAGCTATTACAAGGTAAGGTTGCCGGTGTAAGGGTTGTTCAGGCAAGTGGTGAGCCGGGAGCTCCTATGGATGTAACCATCCGTGGTGTAGGTTCAATAAGAAGTGGTAGTACTCCGCTATTTGTTGTAGACGGTGTGCCGTTAACTAATGACGATGCCAGCCCTGCAGGACAAAATGTTGGTTTTGGTACTTCAAGAGCTAAAAACCCTCTTAACTTCCTTAATACAAGTGATATCGAATCTATAAGTGTACTTAAAGATGCTTCTGCTGCTGCTATCTATGGAGCAAGGGGATCTAATGGTGTAGTTATAATCACTACTAAAAAAGGTAAAAAAGGTGAAGCTACTTTTACTGTAGACTCTTACTTAGGTTTCTCTAAAGTGTCTAAAAAGCTTGATGTACTATCTGCAAGCGAATACAGAAACGCTCTTACTGATCCTGCTTTTGACCACGGCGGAGATACCGACTGGCAGGATGTAATATACAGAAATGCCGTGACTACAAACAATGTAATGGCTTTCTCTAAACAAACCGATACAGGTAACTACTATGTATCACTTGGACAAATGGATCAGGAAGGTATAGTAAACAACAGTAACTTTAAACGTACTTCAGGCAGGATTAATGCTGCTGAGTCATTTTTTGACAAACGTTTACGCCTAAGTGCTAACCTTACTGCAAGTGAAACTGTAGATAACGGTGTACCAACCAGTGATGATGGTGGTTCTAACGGACAGCTTATTATCCACACCCTTATGGCAAACCCTACTCAGCCTGTGTTTGATGAAAACGGCGAGTACCAAAACTTTAACATGAATGCGCATTATAACCCTGCTTACCTCTTAAGCATCTATAATGACGAAACACGTACAATAAGAGTATTAGGAAACTTTGAGGCATCTCTTAGGCTTGCTAAAGGTTTAGACTATAAACTTAATATAGGTGTAGACCGTTCAATGTCAGAAAGAAATACTACAATCTACCCTAACGTAACCGACCTTAACCCTATAGGTAAATACATTCAGGGTAACCTTGAATCTAAAAGCCAGCTTATCGAAGATTATTTAACTTATAACTGGTTTAACGACAAACATAAGGTAGAAGTTCTTGGTGGTTTCTCTTATCAGAAATTTGAAAGATCGGGAACAGCATTCAGCATAGACGATATAGCTGATCAGGAAATAGGCGTTAATCCGGCAGATAACCCTGCATTTTCAGGCTATCAGACAGGTGTAACCGGTTTCGCTCAGGAAAATGAGCTACAGTCTTTCTTTGGAAGGGTAAACTATGCTTTCAACAAGAAATACCTTATTACAGCTTCAATGAGGGCTGACGGTTCTACACGTTTTGGTGAAAACAACAAATATGGTTACTTCCCTTCATTTGCAGGGGGTTGGGTAATTTCTCAGGAAAGTTTCCTTAAAGAGAACAAAGTAATAGAAAACCTAAAACTTAGAGCAAGCTGGGGACAAACAGGTAACCAGGAAGTACAAAATAAAATTACAAAAGCGAGTTACGCTCTTAGCGGCGCAGATGGTTACTATCTGTATGATGACCTAGGCCTTGTTAACGGTGTATCTGTTTCAAGAACTCCAAACCCTGACCTTAAATGGGAAGTAGTTACTCAGTTTGACTTAGGTATAGACTTTAGCCTATGGAACGGTAAACTATATGGTACACTTGATTACTTTAACAAAACCACTACCGATGCCATCCTAAACATACCTTCTCCGGTACTTAGCCCAACCAATACTATTTGGGTAAATATAGACGGAGAAATTGTAAACAAAGGTTTTGAGTTCATGTTAGGTTCTCAGATAATTGACAACAGCGACTTTAAATGGTCGGTAGATTTTAACGGGGCTACACTTGATAACGAAGTGAAAAACCTTCCTGTATCAGAAATCCTTTCAGGTGCAATTTCAGGTCCTGGTCAGTCGGGAGTATTAGCAAACATCTACAAAAGCGGATATGCTGCAGGTTCATTCTACCTTATTGAGCATGTAGGTTTTGATGAGAACGGTGCCGAAATATTTAAGGATCAAAACGGTGACGGTGCCATTACAGGAGACGACCGTGTAATTATAGAAGGTGCGTTACCTAAATTCACTTACGGCTTTAACAGCCAGATGAACTATAAAAACTTTGATTTCTCATTCTCAATCATCGGTCAGTCAGGAGGGTATCTTGTAAACAATACAGGATTAAATGCTCTTAATATTAATAACCTTGCATCAGACAGAAACACTGCAACAGATTATTACAATTCAGGAGCTAACCCTGCAAACTCACCACAGCTGTCTACACTTTATCTTGAAAAATCAGATTTCTTAAGATTAAACACAGCTCGTTTAGGTTACAACTTTAAAATTAAAAACCTAAACTGGTTACAGGGACTTAACCTGTATGTAACAGGACAAAACCTGTTTACAATAACAGATTATAGTGGTTACGATCCGTTAATTAACAGCGCTAAATCAAGCGGAGGTAACCAGTCACTGGGTATCGATTATTCAAGCTACCCAAGTGCAAGAACATTCATTCTAGGTGCAACTCTAAAATTATAA
- a CDS encoding RNA polymerase sigma factor, with protein MKSTTEFEEIYTGYWEKLYVFSFKMTQDRELAQNIVQDVFIDFWERRNETTILSIESYLFRAVKNQVYKYYRNNRFDKSIPEEKFENYLIENISSVDDELLDKLYSLLDKLPEKRKEILMMYKIQEMDIDQIAAQLNISKQTVKNQITSALKQLRAEIKDMDFNTVMLLFFLLTFL; from the coding sequence ATGAAAAGTACTACTGAGTTTGAAGAAATATACACCGGATATTGGGAAAAACTCTATGTTTTTTCTTTTAAGATGACACAGGACCGGGAACTTGCACAAAATATTGTGCAGGATGTTTTTATCGACTTTTGGGAAAGAAGAAATGAAACCACAATACTATCTATAGAAAGCTATCTGTTTAGGGCTGTAAAAAATCAGGTTTATAAATACTACCGTAATAATCGCTTTGACAAAAGCATACCCGAAGAAAAATTTGAAAATTACCTTATAGAGAATATCAGCTCTGTTGACGATGAACTACTAGATAAGCTTTACTCCTTATTAGATAAGCTTCCTGAAAAAAGAAAAGAAATCCTGATGATGTATAAAATTCAGGAAATGGACATAGACCAGATAGCCGCACAATTAAATATTTCAAAACAAACTGTAAAAAATCAAATTACCTCAGCCTTAAAACAACTACGGGCTGAGATAAAAGACATGGATTTTAATACGGTAATGCTGCTGTTTTTTCTATTAACTTTTCTTTAA
- a CDS encoding tetratricopeptide repeat protein, giving the protein MKPLKNILRTHLLTFFICLLCSNLAIAGNGSNGEEYTQAECDTLIKKGNKEKDKTNYVKALEYYTVAKEMALSKNWDRQLFNSLFGTGFSYYSMFDYGEALHFFLDAYNIAVKNKWDEQELECLNNVANIYARQKMYEKAIEYYTKAYKGAKDKNIESHIWLPQMNLGYIYNRMNEPEKARPYLLESTKHLEGHFLASSKVLLIENDLLLGDVVKARKGAWDLYNNEPNAAEMGLDIFLWTIISKSYLKEKNYSQAIVFAKRALNRNPDLEFKKNVFVLLSDIYEKSGSYKDALRFKDSILVTEHELTERNNGRVFENNRVKFEIQDYKNQILVKEQKLASERRVFYAIIVIICAAVIIIVLIFRQKKMIAERSRNVIELHLEKEKNYNLKLERKVTKALLEQERLNEEIENKNKKLSSRALYLSDRNEIIEEIVAYLSKKPKLAKDQTLVNHVNSLKAYLRTDNEWDNFIKHFEEVNQGFLSRLKELHKDLNVNDIRFIAYIYMGLSVKEIATVLNITLAASKKRKERLSAKMNISKEVDLYSYISSI; this is encoded by the coding sequence ATGAAACCACTAAAAAATATTCTTCGAACCCACTTGCTTACATTTTTTATATGCTTGTTGTGCAGTAATTTGGCAATAGCTGGTAATGGTAGTAATGGTGAAGAATATACACAGGCTGAGTGTGATACTCTCATAAAAAAAGGTAACAAAGAGAAAGATAAGACCAATTATGTAAAAGCACTGGAATATTATACGGTAGCAAAAGAAATGGCATTATCTAAAAATTGGGACAGGCAACTTTTTAATTCACTTTTTGGTACTGGGTTCAGCTATTATTCTATGTTTGATTACGGAGAAGCTCTTCATTTTTTTCTGGATGCTTACAATATAGCTGTTAAAAATAAATGGGACGAGCAGGAACTGGAGTGTCTTAATAATGTTGCTAATATTTATGCGCGTCAAAAAATGTATGAAAAAGCAATAGAGTATTATACCAAGGCTTATAAGGGTGCTAAGGATAAGAATATCGAGTCACATATTTGGCTTCCTCAAATGAATTTGGGTTATATATATAACCGTATGAATGAACCTGAAAAGGCGAGACCATACCTATTGGAAAGTACGAAACACCTTGAAGGCCATTTTTTGGCTTCGTCTAAAGTGCTTTTAATTGAAAATGATTTGCTTTTAGGTGATGTGGTAAAGGCAAGAAAAGGAGCGTGGGACTTATATAATAATGAACCGAATGCTGCTGAAATGGGGCTGGATATTTTTTTATGGACAATAATATCCAAAAGCTATCTTAAGGAAAAGAATTATTCTCAGGCAATTGTATTTGCTAAGCGTGCCCTGAACAGAAATCCCGATTTGGAATTCAAGAAGAATGTTTTTGTTCTTCTTTCAGATATATATGAAAAAAGCGGTTCCTATAAAGACGCCCTACGGTTTAAGGATTCAATACTTGTTACAGAACACGAGCTTACTGAGCGTAACAACGGTAGGGTTTTTGAAAATAACAGGGTTAAATTTGAAATACAGGATTATAAGAATCAGATTCTTGTGAAAGAGCAAAAGCTTGCTTCTGAAAGAAGAGTGTTTTATGCTATAATAGTTATTATATGTGCTGCTGTAATAATTATAGTGCTTATTTTCAGGCAAAAGAAAATGATTGCAGAACGTAGCCGTAATGTAATTGAACTTCATCTTGAGAAGGAGAAAAACTATAATCTTAAACTGGAAAGAAAAGTTACTAAAGCTCTTTTGGAGCAGGAACGCCTTAATGAGGAAATAGAAAACAAAAACAAAAAGCTTTCATCCAGGGCACTTTATCTTTCCGACAGGAATGAGATTATAGAGGAAATCGTTGCCTATCTTTCCAAAAAGCCTAAACTGGCAAAAGACCAAACACTGGTTAATCATGTTAATTCCCTAAAGGCATACTTAAGAACCGACAACGAGTGGGATAACTTTATAAAACATTTTGAGGAAGTTAATCAGGGATTCCTTTCCAGACTTAAAGAACTTCACAAGGATCTTAATGTAAACGATATAAGGTTTATAGCTTACATCTATATGGGGTTAAGCGTTAAAGAAATTGCAACAGTACTTAATATAACTCTTGCAGCCAGTAAGAAAAGAAAAGAGCGTTTATCAGCAAAAATGAATATATCTAAAGAAGTTGATTTATATTCTTACATATCAAGTATTTAG